The Aquidulcibacter paucihalophilus genome has a window encoding:
- a CDS encoding hemolysin III family protein, with translation MLKRLKNVFVQVCVPDELDMAEHYRTPAEKTADLIVHVVGLTLAAVGGIVLAVLAAIYSGIGAVVATAAYALCLIIMLTVSAIYNQAHPGAARPLLRRMDEAAIFLMIAGSYTPFTTQRFEGAWSIGFTVLVWAVALGGVVVKLVAPRISDTFWSLVYLGFSWLALVAAKPLMDTVHPIALGLLVLGGLIYTAGVFVFISPTVKFRRAIWHGFVVTGATVHWAAVLVGVVLAPAAMS, from the coding sequence ATGCTCAAGAGATTGAAGAACGTCTTCGTGCAGGTCTGTGTCCCCGATGAGCTGGACATGGCCGAGCATTACCGGACGCCGGCGGAAAAGACCGCCGACCTGATCGTACATGTGGTCGGCCTGACCCTCGCCGCCGTCGGCGGGATCGTCCTGGCCGTGCTGGCCGCGATCTATTCCGGGATCGGAGCCGTGGTGGCCACGGCCGCCTACGCCCTGTGCCTGATCATCATGCTGACGGTCTCGGCCATCTACAACCAGGCCCATCCGGGTGCGGCGCGGCCGCTGCTGCGGCGGATGGACGAGGCGGCCATCTTCCTGATGATCGCCGGCAGCTATACCCCCTTCACCACCCAGAGGTTCGAAGGGGCCTGGTCGATCGGCTTCACCGTCCTGGTCTGGGCGGTCGCGCTGGGCGGCGTGGTGGTCAAGCTGGTCGCGCCGCGCATCTCGGACACCTTCTGGAGCCTCGTCTATCTCGGTTTCAGCTGGCTGGCCCTCGTCGCCGCCAAGCCCCTGATGGACACGGTTCACCCGATCGCCCTCGGCCTGCTGGTGCTGGGCGGACTGATCTATACCGCCGGCGTCTTCGTCTTCATCAGCCCGACGGTGAAGTTCCGCCGCGCCATCTGGCACGGCTTCGTGGTCACCGGCGCCACCGTCCACTGGGCTGCGGTGCTTGTGGGCGTGGTTCTCGCCCCCGCCGCCATGAGCTGA
- a CDS encoding glycosyltransferase family 2 protein, whose translation MNETNPDISVVVPVHNEQGAAGPLAREIAAAFEGRSYEMVFVDDASRDDTLAELRGLMTELPALRVLSHGSNAGQSRAVRTGVLAARGAIVVTLDGDGQNPPADAPKLADLLASSPSSVALVGGVRAKRQDSGAKRQASLWANRIRRKLLGDDADDTGCGLKAFRREIFLRLPYFDHIHRYLPALMIREGYQNLYLDVDHRHRETGQSKYTNWGRLMASLSDLLGVMWLKTRSRRPGAISEF comes from the coding sequence ATGAACGAAACGAACCCCGATATTTCCGTCGTCGTCCCGGTCCACAACGAACAGGGCGCGGCCGGCCCCCTGGCCCGTGAGATCGCCGCGGCGTTCGAGGGCCGCTCCTATGAGATGGTGTTCGTCGACGACGCGTCGCGCGATGACACCCTGGCTGAACTTCGGGGCCTGATGACCGAACTGCCGGCGCTTCGCGTGCTCAGCCATGGCTCGAACGCCGGTCAGAGCCGGGCGGTCCGCACCGGCGTGCTGGCGGCGCGCGGGGCGATCGTGGTCACCCTCGACGGGGACGGCCAGAACCCCCCGGCCGACGCGCCGAAACTGGCTGATCTGCTGGCGTCCTCGCCGTCCTCCGTGGCCCTGGTCGGCGGCGTGCGGGCCAAACGTCAGGATTCCGGGGCCAAGCGGCAGGCCTCGCTGTGGGCCAACCGTATCCGCCGCAAACTGCTGGGCGACGACGCGGACGACACGGGCTGCGGCCTGAAGGCGTTCCGGCGGGAGATCTTCCTGCGCCTCCCCTATTTCGATCACATCCACCGCTATCTGCCGGCCCTGATGATCCGCGAGGGCTACCAGAACCTCTATCTCGATGTGGACCACCGTCACCGCGAGACCGGCCAGTCGAAATACACCAACTGGGGACGGCTGATGGCTTCGCTGTCGGACCTGCTCGGCGTGATGTGGCTGAAAACGCGGTCCCGCAGGCCCGGCGCGATCAGCGAATTCTGA
- a CDS encoding ATP-binding protein, translating into MEFEKGEEAGWHVILGTNGSGKSSVIRSFALMMMGEREAYASRQDFNRWIGYNKNSARISGTISADFDFDGFSKQGAVPKRPITPEVVIERSELSYARAADLSFKGEGTPRTIWGTGDGWFSASFGPFRRFTGGDRIYDRLFVSNKRLAPHLTALGEDVALTEALSWLSSLFVKSLQDEKSNTPSTAGDILNGVLTFINDSKFLPHDAKIEFISDDAVLILDGNGNLVSIDQLSDGYRSALSLTLEILRQMFELFGHAKVFRALELNSRQIMLPGVVAIDEVDAHLHPTWQRDIGRWLTRCFPNIQFIVTTHSPIVCRAVANDDGVITGGVWKLPAPGSDDLARRIEGTELEQLIFGDVLDAYGTELFGEGVTRSPVGGRMVERLAELNLRAIDHGLTEEEKREQAHLRATFPAEAGRLKA; encoded by the coding sequence ATGGAATTCGAGAAGGGTGAGGAGGCCGGCTGGCATGTAATTCTTGGAACGAATGGGTCAGGAAAGTCCTCCGTAATCAGATCCTTTGCTCTCATGATGATGGGAGAGCGAGAAGCATACGCATCTCGCCAAGATTTCAATAGATGGATCGGCTACAACAAAAATAGTGCGAGGATCAGCGGCACAATAAGCGCAGATTTTGATTTCGACGGATTTTCAAAGCAGGGGGCCGTTCCGAAGCGACCCATCACTCCCGAAGTAGTTATTGAGCGGAGTGAGTTGTCTTACGCGCGAGCAGCTGACCTATCGTTTAAAGGCGAAGGAACACCTCGGACGATCTGGGGTACGGGCGACGGATGGTTCAGCGCGTCCTTCGGGCCATTTAGACGGTTCACTGGCGGCGACAGAATTTACGATCGCCTTTTCGTCTCCAACAAGCGCTTAGCCCCTCACCTAACAGCGCTTGGCGAGGATGTTGCTCTGACAGAGGCGTTGTCATGGCTCTCCTCTCTGTTTGTAAAGTCACTTCAAGACGAGAAGAGCAACACGCCCTCCACGGCGGGCGATATCCTCAATGGAGTGCTCACATTTATCAACGATAGCAAGTTTCTACCCCATGACGCAAAGATAGAATTCATCTCCGATGATGCTGTTTTGATATTGGATGGAAACGGCAATCTGGTTTCAATAGATCAACTGAGCGACGGATATAGGTCTGCACTCAGCCTTACATTAGAAATACTGAGGCAGATGTTCGAGCTGTTTGGACATGCTAAAGTGTTCCGTGCTCTAGAGTTGAATTCGCGCCAGATAATGCTTCCCGGAGTTGTTGCCATTGATGAAGTTGACGCGCATCTGCATCCGACTTGGCAGCGCGATATTGGACGATGGCTGACGCGCTGTTTTCCCAACATCCAATTCATTGTCACAACGCACTCTCCAATTGTTTGTCGAGCGGTAGCCAACGACGACGGGGTGATCACTGGCGGTGTCTGGAAGTTGCCTGCCCCAGGTTCAGACGACCTCGCGCGGAGAATTGAGGGAACGGAACTCGAGCAGCTAATTTTTGGCGACGTCCTCGATGCGTATGGAACAGAGCTCTTTGGAGAAGGTGTTACCCGGTCTCCGGTGGGCGGGCGAATGGTCGAACGTCTTGCCGAGTTGAATCTCAGGGCGATCGATCACGGCCTGACCGAGGAGGAGAAGCGTGAGCAGGCGCATCTCAGGGCCACTTTTCCCGCAGAAGCGGGGCGATTGAAAGCATAG
- a CDS encoding endonuclease domain-containing protein, with the protein MYPSKSTIARARKLRRTLTLPEVILWQAIRRQRLGVRFRRQHPVGPYILDFYCEEARLAVEVDGVIHEHPDRIRHDARRTAWLNQRGITVFRIAARDILGNLEGVLVSLKARACPLQTVSSRPV; encoded by the coding sequence ATGTATCCGTCGAAATCCACCATCGCGCGTGCACGCAAGCTCCGGCGGACCCTCACCCTGCCAGAGGTCATCCTGTGGCAGGCGATACGGCGGCAGCGGCTCGGCGTCCGGTTCCGGCGACAGCATCCGGTCGGCCCATACATCCTGGACTTCTATTGCGAGGAAGCCCGGCTGGCGGTCGAGGTCGATGGCGTAATCCACGAGCACCCCGACCGCATACGGCACGACGCTCGACGGACAGCATGGCTGAACCAGCGCGGCATCACCGTCTTCCGGATCGCCGCCCGCGACATACTGGGCAATCTCGAGGGTGTGCTGGTCAGCCTGAAGGCGCGCGCTTGCCCCCTCCAAACAGTGTCTTCCCGCCCCGTATAA
- a CDS encoding glycosyltransferase family 39 protein, with translation MTLSDLDRFIAGWRGPVLAALVALLAGLPALMLLPPLDRDESRYAQATSQMLETGDFVDIRFQDDPRWKKPVGIYWMQAAAVAVTSSVENRDIAPYRIPSILGAMLAAAACAWAGAAMFGQRAGFLAGAILGASFLLSTEAGIAKTDAMLCGSVTLAMAGLARIYLATRAGEVPIRPHKLMFWLGLGLSILIKGPIGLIVVGPAMIALSVWDRDVSWLKRLGWGWGLPLVALIVGPWAIAITIATDGGFWTEAIGGDLAPKLAGGDEGHGVPPGLYLLLAPLLFFPATLLLPAALSTGWSRRTEPAIRFLVCWLVPAWLIFELTPTKLPHYTLPTFGALALLAAAALTRPVGKISRYAGAGLTIVVGALLAVASVWLLTEYGRSTAQTWATITIVFAILASLIGAFLMLHRAAMTAVIASIALGVVAHGALAGTLRQLRPLSVAPQLEKVLLAANLHPRQGRAGPIAVTGFHEPSLVFLTGRDTELTDAAGTARALAEGRPVIVEARDADAFRAAAAELGVTGRVVGEVDGHNYSKGDDVSLTVYAPPGGPAAEPSR, from the coding sequence ATGACGCTTTCCGATCTCGACCGATTCATCGCGGGCTGGCGCGGACCCGTGCTCGCCGCCCTTGTGGCGCTGCTGGCGGGTCTGCCAGCCCTGATGCTGCTGCCGCCGCTGGATCGGGACGAGAGCCGGTACGCCCAGGCGACCTCGCAAATGCTGGAGACGGGCGACTTCGTCGACATCCGGTTCCAGGACGATCCCCGCTGGAAGAAGCCGGTCGGCATCTACTGGATGCAGGCGGCCGCGGTCGCGGTGACCTCGAGCGTCGAGAACCGGGACATCGCCCCCTACCGCATCCCGTCCATCCTCGGGGCCATGCTGGCCGCCGCCGCCTGCGCATGGGCCGGGGCTGCCATGTTCGGCCAGAGGGCGGGCTTCCTGGCGGGTGCCATACTGGGGGCCAGCTTCCTGCTGTCGACCGAGGCGGGGATCGCCAAGACCGACGCGATGTTGTGCGGGTCTGTGACCCTGGCCATGGCCGGGCTGGCGCGAATCTATCTGGCGACACGGGCCGGCGAGGTCCCCATCCGGCCGCACAAGCTGATGTTCTGGCTGGGGCTGGGGCTGTCGATCCTGATCAAGGGGCCCATCGGTCTGATCGTTGTAGGGCCCGCCATGATCGCCCTGTCGGTCTGGGATCGGGACGTCAGCTGGCTCAAGCGGCTGGGCTGGGGCTGGGGCCTGCCGCTGGTGGCCCTGATCGTCGGGCCCTGGGCCATCGCCATCACCATCGCCACGGACGGCGGCTTCTGGACCGAGGCCATCGGCGGCGATCTGGCGCCCAAGCTCGCGGGCGGCGACGAGGGCCACGGCGTGCCGCCGGGCCTGTATCTGCTGCTTGCACCGCTGCTGTTCTTCCCCGCCACCCTGCTGCTGCCGGCCGCCCTTTCCACGGGGTGGAGCCGCCGCACCGAGCCGGCGATCCGGTTCCTGGTCTGCTGGCTGGTCCCGGCCTGGCTGATCTTCGAGCTGACGCCGACCAAACTGCCCCACTACACCCTGCCGACCTTCGGCGCCCTCGCCCTGCTGGCCGCCGCCGCCCTGACCCGTCCGGTCGGGAAGATATCCCGCTACGCCGGGGCCGGTCTGACGATCGTGGTCGGCGCCCTGCTGGCCGTCGCCTCCGTCTGGCTGCTGACCGAGTACGGCCGCTCCACAGCCCAGACATGGGCCACGATCACAATCGTCTTCGCCATTCTCGCCAGCCTGATCGGAGCCTTCCTGATGCTCCACCGGGCGGCCATGACCGCCGTGATCGCCTCGATCGCCCTGGGCGTCGTCGCCCACGGTGCGCTTGCGGGTACGCTTCGGCAGTTGCGGCCCCTGTCCGTCGCGCCCCAGCTGGAGAAGGTCCTGCTGGCGGCCAACCTGCACCCGCGTCAGGGCCGGGCCGGGCCGATCGCCGTGACCGGCTTCCATGAGCCCAGCCTCGTCTTCCTGACCGGGCGCGACACCGAGCTGACCGACGCCGCCGGCACCGCCCGCGCCCTGGCGGAAGGTCGGCCCGTCATCGTCGAGGCACGCGACGCCGACGCCTTCCGGGCCGCCGCCGCGGAACTGGGCGTCACCGGCCGGGTCGTGGGCGAGGTCGACGGCCACAACTATTCCAAAGGCGATGACGTCAGCCTGACCGTCTATGCCCCGCCCGGCGGACCGGCGGCGGAGCCGTCGCGGTGA
- a CDS encoding DsbA family oxidoreductase: protein MPKALHIDFVSDIVCPWCVVGLGGLEAALDKLKAEGITAEVHFQPFELNPQMPPEGENIVEHIGRKYGSTPEQSAANRAMITERAAEAWPGFEMRMGPDSRIWNTFDAHRLLHWAGTVGAAEQRALKAALFTAHFTEGRTMTDAGVLADAAAAAGLDRAKAVEVLSGGLYAAEVRAAEALWVSRGINGVPAVVVEGKWLISGGQPAGVFEEALRGMAGEG, encoded by the coding sequence ATGCCCAAAGCCCTGCACATCGACTTCGTCTCCGACATCGTCTGCCCCTGGTGCGTGGTGGGGCTGGGCGGGCTGGAGGCGGCGCTGGACAAGCTCAAGGCCGAGGGGATCACGGCCGAGGTGCATTTCCAGCCGTTCGAGCTGAACCCGCAGATGCCGCCCGAGGGCGAGAACATCGTCGAACACATCGGCCGCAAATACGGCTCGACCCCCGAACAGTCGGCGGCCAACCGGGCCATGATCACCGAGCGGGCGGCCGAGGCCTGGCCGGGGTTCGAGATGCGGATGGGGCCGGACAGCCGCATCTGGAACACCTTCGACGCCCACCGGCTGCTGCACTGGGCGGGGACGGTGGGGGCGGCGGAACAGAGGGCGCTGAAGGCGGCGCTGTTCACGGCCCATTTCACCGAGGGCCGGACGATGACGGACGCCGGGGTTCTGGCCGACGCGGCGGCGGCGGCGGGGCTGGACCGGGCGAAGGCGGTCGAGGTGCTGTCAGGCGGCCTCTATGCGGCCGAGGTGCGGGCGGCGGAGGCGCTGTGGGTCTCGCGCGGCATCAACGGCGTGCCCGCCGTGGTGGTGGAGGGGAAGTGGCTGATCTCGGGCGGGCAGCCGGCGGGGGTGTTTGAGGAGGCGTTGCGGGGGATGGCGGGGGAGGGGTGA
- the phaR gene encoding polyhydroxyalkanoate synthesis repressor PhaR — protein sequence MADKKAGAGDTVVIKKYANRRLYNTATSAYVTLEDLARMVREGTEFVVFDAKTNDDLTRQILTQIIFEEESRGEALLPVQFLRQLIGFYGGQMQGVLPSYLEMSLDSFSRQQEQMRGQFSKAFGAAPGAGILDEAVKRNMALFTDAMKMWPGFNALTPGGQAPGTAPEARPAPAADPLAEMRRQMDEMRSQLDKLSKGG from the coding sequence GTGGCGGACAAGAAGGCCGGAGCGGGCGACACTGTCGTCATCAAGAAATACGCCAACCGGCGGCTCTACAACACGGCCACCAGCGCCTATGTGACGCTCGAGGACCTGGCCAGGATGGTCCGCGAGGGCACCGAATTCGTTGTCTTCGACGCCAAGACCAATGACGACCTGACCCGCCAGATCCTGACCCAGATCATCTTCGAGGAAGAGAGCCGCGGCGAGGCCCTGCTTCCGGTCCAGTTCCTGCGCCAGCTGATCGGTTTCTACGGCGGCCAGATGCAGGGGGTCCTGCCCAGCTATCTGGAGATGTCGCTCGACAGCTTCAGCCGGCAGCAGGAGCAGATGCGCGGCCAGTTCTCCAAGGCCTTCGGTGCCGCGCCCGGCGCCGGCATCCTCGACGAGGCCGTCAAGCGCAACATGGCCCTGTTCACCGACGCCATGAAGATGTGGCCCGGCTTCAACGCCCTTACGCCCGGCGGTCAGGCCCCGGGTACGGCACCCGAAGCACGACCCGCGCCCGCCGCCGATCCCCTGGCCGAGATGCGCCGTCAGATGGACGAGATGCGCAGCCAGCTCGACAAGCTGTCGAAGGGCGGCTGA
- a CDS encoding hydroxymethylglutaryl-CoA lyase, with protein MSRPVTIVEVGPRDGLQNEKTVLEPAVRAELVQRLEAAGARRIEAVSFVHPIYVPQMAGAEEVMAALPHTAGRSRIGLVLNGKGYDRALGTAVDEVNVAMSATDGFGLKNQGLSVDQQVQMLADIIAGRANAAGQPGATPSLSATLSCVWGCPFDGEVSAEQVADLVGRIAELGVSEIALADTIGAGDPWAVTRKVEAARKAAPDAVLRLHFHDTRNTGLANAYAGIEAGVSVLDASVGGIGGCPFAPGATGNIATEDLVYMLERAGYSTGYDLDALINTARWIGEKIGRPAPSALSRAGGWPPRRN; from the coding sequence GTGAGCCGACCCGTCACCATCGTCGAGGTTGGCCCCCGCGATGGGCTGCAGAACGAGAAGACTGTCCTTGAACCAGCGGTCCGCGCCGAACTGGTGCAACGGCTGGAGGCCGCGGGGGCGCGCCGGATCGAGGCCGTCAGCTTCGTCCATCCGATATATGTGCCGCAGATGGCGGGCGCCGAAGAGGTCATGGCCGCCCTGCCCCACACGGCGGGTCGCAGCCGCATCGGTCTGGTTCTGAACGGCAAGGGCTATGATCGCGCGCTCGGGACGGCGGTGGACGAGGTCAATGTGGCCATGTCCGCCACGGACGGCTTCGGGCTGAAGAACCAGGGCCTGTCGGTCGACCAGCAGGTGCAGATGCTGGCTGACATCATCGCGGGCCGCGCCAATGCCGCGGGTCAACCGGGCGCGACGCCATCCCTGTCCGCCACCCTGTCCTGCGTCTGGGGCTGTCCGTTCGACGGCGAGGTCTCGGCCGAACAGGTCGCCGATCTGGTCGGGCGGATCGCCGAACTGGGCGTCTCGGAAATCGCCCTGGCCGACACCATCGGCGCGGGCGATCCCTGGGCCGTGACGCGCAAGGTGGAGGCGGCCCGCAAAGCAGCGCCCGACGCCGTCCTGCGGCTGCATTTCCACGACACCCGCAACACCGGCCTGGCCAATGCCTATGCGGGGATCGAGGCGGGGGTGAGCGTTCTGGATGCCTCGGTCGGGGGGATCGGCGGCTGTCCCTTCGCCCCGGGTGCCACGGGGAACATCGCCACCGAGGACCTGGTCTATATGCTGGAACGCGCCGGCTATTCGACCGGCTATGACCTCGACGCCCTGATCAATACGGCCCGCTGGATCGGGGAGAAGATCGGCCGCCCGGCCCCGAGCGCGCTGAGCCGGGCGGGCGGGTGGCCACCGCGCCGCAACTGA
- a CDS encoding acetyl-CoA hydrolase/transferase C-terminal domain-containing protein, with protein sequence MPHTLFAQRLMSAAEAAALIPSGARVAMGLGFSQPPAILAALADRARAGQVDDVRLYYLLSTGIAGGTVFQDALMGRIRPMSLFHSAIERGLEARARAAGRPNPVTFIPTGFQQVPRLMREAGVNTLICTVSPMDEDGFFSFGINTDYNQPVSAHAGRIILEVNPAMPRVFGDCTIHVSRVTAVVQNAVPLLELPVAAPAPSDLAIGGLIADLIEDGSTLQMGIGALPNAVCAALHGRRDLGLHTEMLTPGLVELMQQGVITNARKTLHPGKGVFSFCMGTRATYDFLDGNRDMEAYPVDHVNDPAVIARNDRMISVNATLQVDLTGACCSEHLNGRQFTASGGQLDFVRGAYASAGGRSIIACHSTAAKGTVSRIVARLDGPVTVPRNDVHIIVTEHGRAELKGKSDAERTRALITIADPKFRDGLERSARETGLLD encoded by the coding sequence ATGCCGCACACCCTGTTTGCCCAGCGCCTGATGTCCGCGGCCGAGGCCGCCGCCCTGATCCCCTCGGGCGCCCGGGTGGCGATGGGCCTCGGTTTCTCGCAGCCGCCCGCCATCCTCGCCGCCCTGGCGGACCGGGCGCGGGCCGGGCAGGTCGATGATGTCCGCCTCTACTATCTGCTCTCCACCGGCATCGCCGGCGGGACGGTGTTCCAGGACGCGCTGATGGGCCGGATCCGGCCGATGAGCCTGTTCCACAGCGCCATCGAGCGCGGGCTGGAGGCGCGGGCGCGGGCGGCGGGGCGGCCCAATCCGGTGACCTTCATTCCCACCGGCTTCCAGCAGGTCCCGCGCCTGATGCGGGAGGCCGGGGTCAATACCCTGATCTGCACCGTCTCGCCGATGGACGAGGACGGCTTCTTCAGCTTCGGGATCAACACTGACTACAACCAGCCGGTCAGCGCGCACGCCGGGCGGATCATCCTCGAGGTCAATCCGGCGATGCCGCGGGTGTTCGGCGACTGCACCATCCATGTTTCGCGGGTGACGGCGGTGGTCCAGAACGCCGTGCCCCTGCTCGAACTGCCGGTGGCCGCGCCCGCGCCCAGTGACCTCGCCATCGGCGGCCTGATCGCGGACCTGATCGAGGACGGCTCGACGCTGCAGATGGGCATCGGGGCCCTGCCGAACGCCGTCTGCGCGGCCCTGCACGGGCGCCGCGACCTCGGCCTGCACACCGAGATGCTGACGCCGGGGCTGGTCGAGCTGATGCAGCAGGGCGTGATCACCAACGCCCGCAAGACCCTGCATCCGGGCAAGGGGGTATTCTCCTTCTGCATGGGGACGCGGGCCACCTACGACTTCCTCGACGGCAATCGCGACATGGAGGCGTACCCCGTCGACCATGTGAACGATCCGGCGGTCATCGCCCGCAATGACCGGATGATCTCGGTCAATGCCACCCTGCAGGTCGACCTGACCGGGGCCTGCTGTTCGGAGCATCTGAACGGGCGCCAGTTCACGGCCTCGGGTGGCCAGCTGGACTTCGTGCGCGGGGCCTATGCCTCGGCCGGGGGGCGGTCGATCATCGCCTGCCATTCGACGGCGGCGAAGGGGACGGTCTCGCGCATCGTGGCCCGGCTCGACGGACCGGTGACGGTCCCGCGCAACGACGTCCATATCATCGTTACCGAGCATGGCCGGGCCGAACTCAAAGGCAAGAGCGACGCCGAACGCACCCGCGCCCTGATCACCATCGCGGATCCGAAATTCCGCGATGGCCTGGAGCGTTCGGCGCGGGAGACGGGTTTGCTGGACTGA
- a CDS encoding acetyl-CoA C-acetyltransferase — MSIEVVIVSAARTPVGSFLGGLSSLPASKLGEVAIRAALERAGVKPEEVDEVILGHVLQAAAGQGPARQAAMGAGIPKEAAAWSLNQICGSGLRAVAIGAQQIALGDARIVVAGGQESMSQAPHAQALRTGQKMGDIKLVDTMISDGLWDAFNGYHMGQTAENVADTFHISRADQDAFAVASQNKAEAAQKAGRFDDEIAPVTIKGRKGDVVVDKDEFIRHGATLEAMQGLKPAFTKEGSVTAANASGLNDGAAALVLMSAADAKARGLEPLARIVSSATAGVDPAVMGTGPIPASKKALEKAGWTVADLDLVESNEAFAAQSLCVLRELGLDPDKVNVNGGAIAIGHPIGASGARILTTLLHEMKRRGAKRGLATLCIGGGMGVAMCVERL; from the coding sequence ATGTCCATTGAAGTCGTCATCGTCTCCGCCGCGCGCACGCCGGTCGGCTCCTTCCTCGGCGGCCTGTCGAGCCTGCCGGCGTCGAAGCTGGGCGAGGTCGCCATTCGCGCGGCGCTGGAGCGGGCGGGGGTGAAGCCGGAAGAGGTCGATGAGGTGATCCTCGGCCACGTCCTGCAGGCGGCGGCGGGGCAGGGGCCGGCGCGGCAGGCGGCCATGGGGGCGGGTATTCCCAAGGAGGCCGCGGCCTGGAGCCTGAACCAGATCTGCGGCTCGGGCCTGCGCGCCGTGGCCATCGGGGCCCAGCAGATCGCCCTGGGCGACGCCCGCATCGTCGTCGCCGGCGGCCAGGAGAGCATGAGCCAGGCGCCGCACGCCCAGGCCCTGCGCACCGGCCAGAAGATGGGCGACATCAAACTGGTCGACACCATGATCAGCGACGGCCTGTGGGACGCCTTCAACGGCTATCACATGGGCCAGACGGCCGAGAACGTGGCCGACACCTTCCACATCAGCCGGGCCGATCAGGACGCCTTCGCCGTGGCCAGCCAGAACAAGGCCGAGGCGGCGCAGAAGGCGGGGCGGTTCGATGACGAGATCGCGCCGGTCACGATCAAGGGCCGCAAGGGGGATGTCGTCGTCGACAAGGACGAGTTCATCCGCCACGGCGCGACGCTGGAGGCCATGCAGGGGCTGAAGCCGGCCTTTACGAAGGAGGGCTCGGTCACGGCCGCCAACGCCTCGGGGCTCAATGACGGGGCGGCGGCGCTGGTGCTGATGAGCGCGGCGGACGCCAAGGCCCGGGGGCTGGAGCCGCTGGCGCGGATCGTCTCCTCGGCGACGGCGGGGGTCGATCCGGCGGTCATGGGCACCGGGCCGATCCCGGCGTCGAAAAAGGCGCTGGAGAAGGCGGGCTGGACCGTGGCCGACCTGGATCTGGTCGAGTCCAACGAGGCCTTCGCGGCCCAGAGCCTGTGCGTGCTGCGCGAGCTCGGCCTCGACCCGGACAAGGTCAACGTCAACGGAGGTGCCATCGCCATCGGCCATCCGATCGGCGCCTCGGGCGCCCGCATCCTGACGACCCTGCTGCATGAGATGAAGCGGCGGGGCGCCAAGCGGGGGCTGGCCACGCTGTGCATCGGCGGCGGCATGGGCGTGGCGATGTGCGTCGAGCGGCTCTAG
- a CDS encoding DUF2461 domain-containing protein: MTASFTGFDPADLAFLSGLAVHNDRDWFAANRAVYDARLKPALGALIADASTACARRGLPLGGDPAKSQFRIHRDVRFSKNKQPYKTHLSAVLTRDGLKMSPGMAYIHIEPEGGSRVTADTFDYDSIDPLDPSTHPAARLSAPEPEAPAAAIPDIEDAHGRGAYVSAGFFLYDRKNSDKVRRAIAADPEDWLAVEAHLAARGLRLAPGMAVKRMPKGFDDHAGTALEPSLKRLQWYARRPLTGAEVSSPELPEVLAGFVDDMKPLLEFGWKALYGG, from the coding sequence ATGACCGCCTCCTTCACCGGCTTCGACCCCGCCGACCTGGCCTTCCTCTCCGGCCTGGCCGTGCACAACGACCGCGACTGGTTCGCGGCCAATCGCGCCGTCTATGACGCGCGGCTCAAGCCCGCGCTCGGGGCCCTGATCGCCGACGCCTCGACCGCCTGCGCCCGGCGCGGCCTGCCGCTGGGCGGCGATCCGGCGAAGAGCCAGTTCCGCATCCATCGCGACGTCCGCTTTTCGAAGAACAAACAGCCGTACAAGACCCACCTCTCGGCGGTTCTGACCCGCGACGGGCTGAAGATGTCGCCCGGCATGGCCTATATCCACATCGAGCCGGAGGGCGGCTCGCGCGTCACCGCCGACACCTTCGACTATGACTCGATCGACCCGCTGGACCCCTCGACCCATCCGGCGGCCCGGCTGTCGGCGCCCGAGCCTGAAGCGCCCGCCGCCGCCATCCCCGACATCGAGGACGCCCATGGCCGCGGCGCCTATGTCTCCGCCGGCTTCTTCCTCTACGACCGCAAGAACAGCGACAAGGTCCGCCGCGCCATCGCCGCCGACCCCGAGGACTGGCTGGCCGTCGAGGCGCATCTGGCGGCGCGCGGCCTGCGCCTCGCCCCCGGCATGGCCGTCAAACGGATGCCCAAGGGGTTTGACGACCACGCGGGCACGGCGCTGGAGCCGTCGCTGAAACGCCTGCAGTGGTACGCCCGCCGCCCCCTGACCGGCGCCGAGGTCTCAAGCCCGGAATTGCCCGAGGTGCTCGCCGGCTTCGTCGACGACATGAAGCCGCTGCTCGAATTCGGCTGGAAGGCTCTGTACGGCGGCTAG